The Neorhodopirellula lusitana genome includes a window with the following:
- a CDS encoding glycosyltransferase family 2 protein, with protein MYAFLPLTALALSALGAGMFLSNLSLFRYRQESSGETKAIDTPSVSVLIPARNEAEGIHRAVESVLASRGTELEVVVLDDGSTDETGDIVRRLSQQDTRVRLIEGVELPDGWNGKQHACYRLAQEAKYDHFLFLDADVRLSQDAISQLVQRKQMTYDQVDGKTIHASLLSAFPRQETGTLLEKMLIPMMHFILLCYLPFSRMRSSTHPAYASGCGQLFLTDRDSYQRAGTHQAIRSSRHDGLQLPKAYRQHGLMTDCIDGTELATCRMYHNASEVVAGLLKNANEGIANKRLLLPFTFLLGGAHLLPWVTLIAATLTLTSSVGNDSTSSFWIGFAIVTSGIAIAVGYLPRIVAAIAFRQSWLGAALHPVAVLLFLVLQWWAVWNQLRGKQTAWRGRTSS; from the coding sequence ATGTACGCATTCCTGCCGTTGACCGCGCTGGCTTTGTCCGCTCTGGGAGCAGGCATGTTCCTGTCAAACTTATCGCTCTTTCGATACCGACAGGAATCCTCAGGCGAAACGAAAGCTATCGACACTCCCTCGGTATCGGTGTTGATCCCCGCACGCAACGAAGCCGAAGGGATCCATCGAGCCGTCGAGTCAGTGTTGGCAAGTCGCGGTACTGAATTGGAAGTGGTTGTCCTGGACGACGGTTCGACCGATGAAACGGGTGACATCGTTCGTCGACTCAGCCAACAAGACACTCGAGTTCGATTGATCGAGGGAGTCGAGTTGCCCGATGGGTGGAATGGCAAACAACACGCCTGCTATCGATTGGCGCAAGAGGCCAAGTACGATCATTTCCTGTTCTTGGATGCCGACGTTCGCTTGAGCCAAGATGCGATTTCGCAACTCGTCCAACGCAAACAGATGACTTACGACCAGGTCGATGGAAAGACGATCCATGCTTCACTGTTGAGTGCTTTTCCTCGCCAAGAAACAGGCACGCTGTTAGAGAAAATGCTGATCCCGATGATGCACTTCATCCTGTTGTGCTATTTGCCATTTTCACGAATGCGGTCGAGCACCCATCCAGCCTACGCGTCTGGTTGCGGCCAGCTTTTTTTGACGGATCGCGATTCCTATCAACGCGCCGGAACTCACCAAGCGATCCGCAGCAGCCGGCACGATGGACTGCAATTGCCCAAGGCGTATCGCCAGCACGGATTGATGACCGATTGCATCGACGGGACCGAATTGGCGACCTGCCGGATGTACCACAACGCAAGCGAGGTCGTCGCGGGTTTGTTGAAGAACGCGAACGAAGGCATCGCGAACAAACGACTGCTGTTACCGTTCACGTTCCTACTGGGCGGTGCTCACTTGCTGCCATGGGTGACTTTGATTGCTGCCACACTGACTCTTACATCCAGCGTTGGGAACGACAGTACAAGCAGTTTCTGGATTGGATTCGCGATCGTTACGAGCGGGATCGCGATCGCGGTCGGCTACCTTCCGCGGATCGTTGCCGCGATTGCGTTCCGGCAAAGCTGGCTCGGCGCGGCTTTGCATCCGGTCGCCGTGCTATTGTTCCTGGTATTGCAGTGGTGGGCAGTTTGGAACCAGTTGCGAGGGAAACAAACCGCTTGGCGAGGACGAACGAGCTCATAG
- a CDS encoding lysophospholipid acyltransferase family protein, with the protein MTRPSAETTVAKPAAWFQNGFLRFLESYLKRHFHAIAIDRSSLQSLQRCQKDPDVPMIVYCNHPSWWDPLMAHFINHRILAPRQLYAPIDATALEQYKVFKKLGFFGVEMNSTRGAASFLKTTKTIFERPNSALWLTPEGRFADVRDNTAELMPGLPHVCSKMKTGFVLPMSLEYVFWEERLPECLIRFGEVVSLAEHTPQTKHQWADELSQRLRGTQAALAELVKARSAEPFENLLQGKQGASGVYDWSRRCKSWITGQPFQAAHGNQFAEKEDG; encoded by the coding sequence GTGACACGACCATCTGCCGAAACGACGGTAGCGAAGCCGGCTGCTTGGTTTCAAAACGGGTTCCTGCGTTTTTTGGAATCCTATTTGAAGCGGCATTTTCACGCGATCGCGATTGATCGGTCTTCGCTGCAAAGTCTCCAGCGATGCCAAAAGGATCCCGATGTTCCCATGATTGTTTATTGCAATCATCCATCATGGTGGGACCCGTTGATGGCACATTTCATCAATCACCGAATCCTGGCACCACGTCAACTCTATGCGCCGATCGATGCGACCGCGTTGGAACAATACAAGGTTTTCAAGAAGCTTGGCTTCTTTGGCGTGGAGATGAACTCGACACGCGGAGCCGCATCGTTTTTAAAAACGACCAAGACGATATTTGAACGCCCCAATAGCGCACTGTGGCTGACACCCGAGGGTCGGTTTGCGGATGTTCGCGACAACACCGCGGAACTGATGCCCGGGCTGCCCCATGTTTGCTCAAAGATGAAAACCGGTTTCGTTTTACCGATGTCGCTCGAGTACGTTTTCTGGGAAGAACGCCTACCGGAGTGCCTCATTCGTTTCGGCGAAGTCGTGTCGCTGGCCGAGCACACCCCACAAACCAAACACCAGTGGGCCGACGAACTTAGCCAACGATTGCGTGGTACTCAGGCCGCGCTTGCCGAACTGGTAAAGGCCAGATCGGCAGAGCCTTTTGAAAACCTGTTGCAAGGCAAGCAAGGTGCCAGCGGAGTCTATGACTGGTCGCGACGCTGCAAGTCTTGGATCACCGGCCAGCCGTTCCAGGCTGCCCATGGCAATCAGTTTGCGGAAAAGGAAGACGGTTGA
- a CDS encoding phytoene desaturase family protein gives MTATESHSNTTRSESPSAKHVVVVGGGLAGLSSACVLAARGHQVTLCDKNDWVGGKAAVLSTEGYRFDMGPTILTLPSVLRRVFAEADRDMDDYLTLLPLDPQWRCFFEGNPESGTPDNTVLDLVADMDAMKQHLREFTGGEAASAGYEKFIEVSKQLHGVSDRFFFWRSIGGLADTMEVGGAFSAAVLKDVMSLRMGRSVASVVRSHVPEPRVSQMMDHFTQYVGSSPYASPAVLCGIAHMQTEEGIWYPLGGTRAVPEALSRLAGELGVDIRTGTDILRIETSGGAVSGVTTAGGETIACDAVVSNCDAVRTYRELLEGTDASANFEKKNHHEAACSGVVLYLGLNRRYEQLLHHNFIFSQDPEEEFDYIYKKGQPAPDPTAYVCAPTISEPEVAPAGGEALYILVHTPYLRSGHDWKAMLPDYRNVILDKLERTAGMDGIRDAIVTEDSLTPEGIHNRYRVLNGAIYGLASHGKFTGAFKPGNRRKDVRGLYLAGGAAHPGPGMPMVLMSGWIAADVLDQDARGGKLATAGSTA, from the coding sequence ATGACTGCAACTGAATCCCATTCCAACACGACTCGTTCAGAATCACCTTCGGCGAAGCACGTCGTTGTCGTGGGTGGTGGCTTAGCCGGACTTTCGTCGGCATGTGTCTTGGCCGCCCGCGGTCACCAAGTGACGCTGTGCGACAAAAACGACTGGGTCGGCGGTAAAGCGGCAGTTCTTTCGACCGAAGGCTATCGCTTTGACATGGGGCCCACGATCCTGACGTTGCCCAGCGTGTTGCGGCGAGTGTTCGCTGAAGCGGACCGCGACATGGACGACTACCTGACCCTGCTTCCGCTGGATCCGCAGTGGCGATGTTTCTTTGAAGGCAACCCTGAAAGCGGAACGCCCGACAACACCGTGCTTGATTTGGTGGCGGACATGGACGCCATGAAGCAGCATCTGCGCGAGTTCACGGGCGGGGAAGCGGCTTCGGCGGGTTATGAAAAATTCATCGAAGTCAGTAAGCAACTGCACGGGGTTTCCGATCGCTTTTTCTTTTGGCGTTCGATTGGTGGCTTGGCCGACACGATGGAAGTGGGGGGGGCATTTTCGGCAGCCGTTCTGAAAGACGTGATGTCATTACGCATGGGGCGAAGCGTCGCCTCAGTAGTGCGTTCTCATGTGCCCGAGCCTCGCGTTTCGCAGATGATGGACCACTTCACCCAGTACGTCGGTTCGTCCCCCTACGCATCACCGGCGGTCTTATGTGGGATTGCCCACATGCAAACCGAAGAAGGCATTTGGTACCCGCTGGGCGGCACACGAGCTGTCCCGGAAGCACTGTCACGCTTAGCCGGTGAACTGGGCGTCGACATCCGCACCGGGACCGACATTCTTCGCATTGAAACCAGTGGTGGTGCCGTTTCGGGTGTGACAACCGCGGGCGGTGAGACGATTGCCTGTGATGCCGTTGTCAGTAACTGCGACGCCGTCCGCACCTATCGCGAGCTGCTTGAGGGCACAGATGCCTCGGCAAACTTCGAGAAGAAAAATCATCACGAAGCAGCATGCAGCGGCGTAGTCTTGTATCTCGGGCTCAACCGGCGATACGAACAACTACTGCATCACAACTTCATCTTCTCGCAAGATCCCGAAGAAGAATTCGACTACATCTACAAGAAGGGTCAACCCGCACCCGACCCAACCGCCTACGTGTGTGCCCCCACAATCAGCGAACCTGAAGTCGCTCCGGCCGGTGGTGAGGCGTTGTACATTTTAGTGCACACGCCGTACCTGCGATCGGGGCACGACTGGAAAGCGATGCTTCCCGATTACCGCAACGTGATCCTAGACAAGCTGGAACGAACCGCCGGGATGGATGGCATCCGCGACGCCATTGTGACCGAAGACTCGCTAACGCCCGAGGGCATTCACAACCGCTATCGTGTTTTGAATGGGGCGATCTATGGGTTGGCCAGTCATGGAAAGTTCACCGGTGCGTTCAAGCCAGGCAACCGACGCAAAGACGTCCGAGGTCTGTACTTGGCCGGCGGTGCGGCGCACCCTGGCCCCGGGATGCCGATGGTCTTGATGAGCGGCTGGATTGCAGCGGATGTGCTGGATCAAGACGCACGCGGCGGTAAGCTCGCGACTGCTGGATCCACTGCGTGA